In Actinoplanes sp. NBC_00393, a single genomic region encodes these proteins:
- a CDS encoding LysR family transcriptional regulator — MELRQLRYFVAVAEELSFAKAAARLRIAGPSLSQQIKALERDLRVQLFERDRRSVTLTAAGTALLPRSVALLDQADQLRRTALGLAANETVRLGYVNWRPADLEDRAAGIAQLLVDAWVLPSHAQAGRVADGGLDLAICWASAATLDKHGLEARLLGTDRLFAVSTGSADTPVRARDTVVLLDADESSWSSWNTWAAAMAEETGARAVPVAEGGVTGPAFFDHVRRLGRPVVNNPKSQTTPVPPDLVARPIEGPKPYWTWSLVSRRDEPRPAVRAVAEALTRSIGRLCLDEPGVWIPAGDPHR, encoded by the coding sequence ATGGAGCTTCGCCAGCTGCGCTATTTCGTCGCCGTCGCCGAGGAGCTGAGCTTCGCCAAGGCGGCCGCGCGGCTGCGCATCGCCGGGCCGTCGCTGTCCCAGCAGATCAAGGCGCTGGAGCGTGACCTGCGGGTCCAGCTGTTCGAGCGGGACCGGCGCTCGGTCACCCTGACCGCCGCCGGCACCGCCCTGCTGCCGCGCAGCGTCGCGCTGCTCGACCAGGCCGACCAGCTGCGGCGCACCGCGCTGGGCCTGGCCGCCAACGAGACGGTACGCCTCGGATACGTCAACTGGCGCCCCGCCGACCTGGAGGACCGCGCCGCCGGCATCGCCCAGCTCCTCGTCGACGCGTGGGTGCTGCCGTCCCACGCCCAGGCCGGCCGCGTCGCCGACGGCGGCCTCGACTTGGCGATCTGCTGGGCCTCCGCGGCCACCCTCGACAAGCACGGCCTCGAAGCGCGGCTGCTCGGCACCGACCGGCTGTTCGCGGTGAGCACCGGCAGCGCCGACACCCCGGTGCGGGCCCGCGACACCGTTGTGCTGCTCGACGCCGACGAGAGCAGCTGGTCGTCGTGGAACACCTGGGCCGCGGCGATGGCCGAGGAGACCGGTGCGCGGGCCGTGCCGGTCGCGGAAGGCGGTGTCACCGGGCCCGCGTTCTTCGACCACGTGCGCCGGCTCGGCCGCCCGGTCGTCAACAACCCGAAGAGCCAGACCACGCCGGTCCCGCCCGACCTGGTGGCCCGCCCGATCGAAGGCCCGAAACCCTATTGGACGTGGTCGCTGGTCAGTCGCCGCGACGAGCCGCGGCCGGCGGTGCGCGCGGTGGCGGAGGCGCTGACCCGCTCGATCGGCCGCCTCTGCCTCGACGAACCGGGCGTCTGGATCCCCGCCGGCGATCCGCACCGCTAG